One Planctomycetaceae bacterium genomic window carries:
- a CDS encoding TlpA disulfide reductase family protein: MKPLTLATAVMCVLTGGIAIADDAKEATDVTLTAGTWQDLQAYVAQNRDKIVVVDVWSTSCLPCMKEFPGLVKLHESFPKDVVCVSFCVDYVGIKSRPPERYREKAEKFLVKQNAAFRNYLSTTASDELFDEIKLSSIPAVYVYGRDGKLAKRFDPSLIEDGKEEAFTYAEDIIPFVKAMQRTK, translated from the coding sequence ATGAAACCACTGACTCTGGCAACCGCCGTGATGTGCGTGCTGACTGGCGGTATCGCCATCGCCGACGACGCAAAGGAAGCCACTGACGTTACTCTGACCGCCGGAACGTGGCAGGATCTTCAGGCGTATGTGGCCCAAAACCGCGACAAGATCGTGGTGGTCGACGTCTGGTCCACGTCGTGTCTGCCGTGCATGAAGGAGTTCCCGGGGCTGGTGAAGCTTCACGAATCCTTTCCGAAGGACGTGGTCTGTGTCAGCTTCTGCGTCGACTATGTGGGGATCAAGTCGCGGCCGCCGGAACGATACCGGGAAAAGGCGGAGAAGTTTCTGGTCAAGCAGAACGCTGCGTTTCGCAACTACCTGAGCACCACCGCATCGGACGAGTTGTTTGACGAAATCAAACTCAGTTCCATTCCCGCGGTGTACGTCTATGGCCGCGACGGAAAATTGGCAAAACGCTTTGATCCGTCGCTGATTGAGGACGGTAAAGAAGAAGCCTTTACCTACGCCGAAGATATCATTCCGTTCGTCAAAGCGATGCAGAGGACGAAATAG